AAAAAGCTGCCAAATTGGAGTACAGTGCTTtgaaatatgacaaaaaaaacttatatggcCTAAATATGAACTAGACATGATGCCTGCTCAGTTGCTGACTATAAAACTCTGCAACCTGCAGACTCCCCGCATAATCATATATACACTTCCCTTTCCCGGTGCACGTAGCACCGTACCTATACACAATAATGGCGGCGCCACGAAGCTCGCCTCCATActacacgacggcggcggcggcggccgcctcggCCTCCGGCGCCGCCCTCTTCTCGAGGAACCCGACGTAGAGGTCCGACTGCTCGGTGTCGCAGCTGGGCAGCgccgcccgctcgccgccgtcggccatggcCCTGACGAACGACACGAACTGGCGCCAGTTGTCGCCGTCGAACAGCTTCTTGTTCATGCGCAGGTACGTGAACGCGCCCAGCCCGGCGCTCGCCGCGGTGGCCACCACCTGCGCGAACGCCGCCTCGTCGTACCGCTCCAGCGCGTTCTCGCCGGCGAGCCccacgcgcgccgcgcgcgccgcggacCGCACCTGCCGCACCAGCTGCTCCGGCGAGCACCCGGCGTGCTCCGGCTGCTGCTCGTCCCGCATCTCCATGCACGTGAAGTTgagcaccgcgccgcgccgcgccagcaTCGCCGCGACGGGCGCGTACCCGTCGCGGCGCCGCGTGTTGTAGTACCCCGCCGTGAGCTCCGCGGCGTGCGACCGCGTCCGGTAGTGCCAGTGGATGCCGGCGACCTTGGCCGAGAgcgcggcgccggtgccgcggaagacggcctcggcggcggccaggACGCGGTCGCCGTGCTCCAGCAGCATCCCGGAGTACCACCCGAGGAAGAAGTCGCCGTACTCGGTGCACCACGTGCCGTCTCGCCGGAAGAACCCCGTCTCCTCCGGGAACTGCTTGTACTCGCCGGCGTCGTGCGGCCCGCCCCTCCCCCACTCCTcgtgccccgccgccgccgccgcctgctgcagCGACGCCCTCATGTACTGCACACCAATCAACCAAACCATTCACCGTTAATCCCACTCACAAATCACATTTCACCCATAATTTGATAATActtttgcgcgttcgcgaaaaaataATTTGGTAATTCCAATCACAAATCACATTTCACCGATAATTTGATAGGTTAACGTAAAGAAAGAGTACCTTGTCATAGCATTGGAACTCGCCGATGCCAGGGAAACGCCATGTTCCATTGGCCTCAGGATACGAAGGATACCTCAGCTCACCACAAGGCCCCAATCCTACTTGGATCTCCTGCAATTTTTCACAACGAAATCAAGATCAAACAAATTGCTTGGATCGATTAAGCAAGGATGTGGATGGAGATCGATGCAGGGTTAATGGTTAATCATATTACCAATTCGAAATCGCTAAAAAAAACTgtcgcaagtttttttttttgacaaaacaaTTTCAAATGCAACTATAGTATAGttgtagtgtaattacaatgtaattaccaCAATGTAATTACCACGATGGTGTTGCCGAGGTAGCCGCAGAATGTGTCGCGGAAGCTGCGCATGTAGTCGGAGTAGACCTGGATGGGCGTCCTGCCCTTGAGCACCGGCAGCGTGTCGCAGCCGAGCGAGATGTACTCCGGATTCCGACGACCCGACCTGTCCGTGTACACGATGTCCGGGTTCGACTTCATCTCCTCCAACACCCATCCCGGCAACGGGATACTGCATCAACATCAGCAAAATCACATATGAGCATAAACCATAAAACACTAATCATAATTAATCCAATGAAACTGTCACAGAAATCATATGAACTGTTAGAACTCGATTTTGATCTCTTTGTTGAGTTGATTTTGGAATTAATTAGTGGTGGCAAAAGCAGGTGTTTGTTGGTTAGCAGTAGCCCGGTTGCAGTTGGGAGGAATCTTTTGATCCTTTTCCTTCTTCCAACTCCTGTGACAGCTTCGTATCTGTTGTGTTCTTTAGCTATCGCTTTTACGCTTTTTCCCCCTTCCTACTTGGATAATTTTGATTGCTTATTGCTTCAGAAAAATACACGTATATTCTTTGCGTGCAAGAGACCAACAAAGAATGAAAAACCCCtaaaataaaacattttttttctaatcaaataaaatctgaaCCATTTCCTCAAGATAAGCAGATCATTTGGCTATATATAGAACATAGAATAGAACCAAACTAAAAAGTTTTTCCTAATCAAATAAGCTTTCCCTTAAGCTAAGCAAATACAATACaatctgaaacattttttttaagctaACCAGATGGATCATGGATTGGCTAGAACAGAGAACAACAGTTGCAGTTGCAGAGCACTCTAGGTTAAATACGTGATCCAAATTTTAAGCCCACAGTATATTCTGATTAGTTTTCTAGTAGGACTCAGtgtctttcttttattttctatatatacttTTGTAAGTTGTACGAGAAGGTGTGAAGTTCTCATTGTTCTTCCTCTACGTTTATAATCAACGACTCTACGGTAAACATTGCCGGTCGGCACCTATGGTTTTTTTACCGAAAgagttttccacgtaaaattcaTGTCTCCGTTGTACATCTATTTTTATAACACTCCGAGTCCAAGAAattaagaacaaaaaaaatggaggaaatTAGTTTAGGAGGTGAGGTTGGGTAGGCTTACTTGCAGGAGTCGCCGACGTTGCCGCCGCACTGGTGGAAGGACATGACCATCtggaggcggaggccggcgcgCTCCACCATGCGGACGAGCTCGCCGTAGCCCTCCCAGTCGTACCGCCGGGGCCCCTCCCGCTCCACCACCCCCCACCACACGTCCACCATCACCCCCTCCACCCCGCCGCTCCGCAGCGCCGCCAGGCTCGCCGccagcgcccgcgcccgcgccaccTTCCCCCCCGCCCCCACCGTCTCCAGCGGCAGCATCACGTACACCGCCGTCCCCTTCCCCCGCCGCTGCCCCtgcccgcccccgcccccgtggTGCAgcagcgtcgccgcctccggtgACGCCATCTCCTCCATCGTCGCGTgctccaccggcgccgccctggCGAGCCGCAgcctgccgccgctccccggcgcCGGCATGGGGACGACGCAGCACGGCGGCGCGTCCTCGCGCTTGGAGGACGGGTCGAGCGGCGACAGGAACGACGTGGATGAACGCAGCGTCAACGCCATGGACTTGAtctcgagctcgagcttctcCGGAGAGGAAGATAATTAAGTAGATAAGAGGTGCTTAACAACTAACCAAGATTGATTCGATCGGAGATGaggaattgaattgaattgaattcaAGAAGAGAAGCTTTGATTTCTTTCTTGCTTGGATTTGAAGAGAATGAAATGAATTTGGGAGGGAAGAGTCGCTGCGGGTATATATAGAGGAAATCTCAACTATGCGTGTGATGGCGACGTGCTTATCGTCACTTAACCAAGTGATCAATGCTGATTAGGATTGTAAAGCTAAACTAATAATCTTTCCTCCTCTGGCACTCTCACAAGTAAAGCAAGTAGTAGCATTGCATCAGTATGCATGTgatttttgtatatatttttttctctctagtGTGCATGCTTCCTGGTTGGAGATTATGGGGGAGGATTAGATCAGCAGCAATGGCCTTATCCATTATTTTTGGAACTAAAAAGTAATAAAGATTTCAATTAATTTTTCGTCGTTTTGAGCAGGCACAAGCAGCTGATCGTTGAGTGTTGTATACGCTTCCATTGCTCTGTTGTACTGAGTACTGTCAAGTGACACCTGTTCAATTACAAGCTACTTCTAGATAGGTGGGTAATTATAGAATCAAACTAAGGCGATAATCTCTACTAATCCACGTAGTTAGCCAGATGGATCGAGCTGGGTGAGACGGCGACAACGTAGCGGTCAAATCAAAGGGGTGCAGTGGAAGAAGATTCAGTACACGTACGCGTACGCTTTTACACTTGGCTgcgaagagagagaagggagaacggATAAGTCTTACGGGTGAAACGGGGCGTGTAAACGGAACGGATATGTGGACGGCACGTCAGCGAGGATGGACCAACGTGAGGTGCTGACGTGGCAAGCATTGCCATGGAGGACAGTGCGCTTGTGAGGCTGCTGGTGGGCCATGGCTGATGTTGGTGACATGACATGTGTGTGCTAGTAGCGTTTTCTAGATCGAGACTCCACAAGAAATTTGTGTGGTCTCCGCTTGTTGCTGGGTTTGGTCCGTCGGAATTTGGAGTTGGACAAAAATGCAGTAAAAATGCGAGGAATTTAATTTACTGTGGTGGTATCATCTTCCGGGGTAGTTGGTGTTTGGTGCGTGGTCGGTGTGGAGGGTTTGCGACTTGTCGGCTAAAATCCAAACTTGGGTGACTCACTGCGGTGTCTGCATTTCTCGTCGAGATGGGCGAATCAGCCGTCGTACACGGATCGATCGGCATCCACCCATGAGAATCACGCACGCTCCTGTCGGTTAACCACACATCGATCTGTCGTACTTGGTAGTGTAACGtcctacttcctccatttcataatataaaactttctagcattatctatGTTCGTATAGATGATGTTAGCATtttaacattataaaacagagggagtactgtagtagtagtatagtacTCCGTATATCGCTAACGCTAATTATATATTCCGTCACTTGCGAATCTCGTGCTTAACGCACGGTCAACTTTCAATACGTACGATTCTCCTTTGCCTGCATGACAATCAAACGGGATAAATTACTGACATATCCTATGTGGAGCAGCGTCACCTCACGCGTGTTAACATACGGAGTGGTATGGTAGTAAACATGCAACGCATGGTTTAATTAGCTAAATCGACTGTACatagccttgtttagttccaaactttttcttcaaacttttaacttttccatcacataaaaattttcctacacataaattttaacttttccatcacatcgtttcaatttcaatcaaacttttaattttagcgtggatTAAACACACCCATAGATAGACAAGTAGAGGAGAATGGTGTAGCAAGGTGAGGTGGTGGTGACGCGGCCGCGTGTAGGCACCAAGTGAAACGCGTGGACGGCGTGCCGCGCTTATCCGTCTCGTCCCCAGCATCATAGTCTCCGCCCCACGTTCACGGGACGGGACCCAGCCGTGCGCTTTTTCTTGGCTGCTTCTTCTACCGCGCACAGGCACAGCGCAGGTGGTGACCTTTTTGCTTTTTGGGTCCCTCCTCCTTCCAAGTTTGTGGCTCTCCTTTGCACGCTCTGGCTACTTTTGTTGCCATGTGTGATGTGTTTGCCTAGTGCctattggtttggtttggtttctcTCGTCCCTTTCCTCTTGTGTCGTGTCGTGATGCCGTGATGGTTTGTTGTTGTGCCTGTTGAGAATAAATTGAAGAGAAGAAAATCGATCAATGCTCGCTCGCCCACAAATTCGTCAAGCATATGCTTTTGTGCGTGACAGATAAATAGATAATTCGGAGCAATTTTGCTACatattccctccattttataatgtaagttattctagcattgcccatatatAGATGTTGTATATGAATGTAGGTAATGCTAGAacgacttacattataaaacggaggaagtatttatcAATAAATTTTCTCACAAAAATTTGACATatgtaattatatatttataacaATGTAGTGTAATTGCATTATAATTTGCAtgtaactacttcctccgtcccacaatataagggattttgagtttttccgtcccacaatataagggattttgagtttttaattgtaacgtttgaccactcgtcttattcaaattttttttgtaaatataaaaaacgaaaagttgtgcttaaagtactgtaaataataaagtaaatcacaaataaaataaataataatttcaaaaaaattgaataagacgagtggtcaaacgttgcaaacaaaaactcaaaatcccttatattatgggacgaagggagtacaatgtaactttcatatagatttGAACCGTTAGATTTATTTCAAGATTCGTGCATgtgaggaaggaaaaaaaatcacaacgcATGCATATGTGATAGCATTCGGTCAAACTACCTCTATTTCGAGGAAATAGCGTGTTACGGAGAgaattttaaaagttacattgttatatgcaaattatattataattatacaacgattatattataattacgtctgtcaaatttttaaaagaaaaattatcAACAACGGTATAGATAGTCTTCTGCAACGTGAACTCTACTGTTGCCAACGTATTTGATATCGAAGTAAAGAACAGGAACTTGAgctcagattttttttactctAAAAGTTCAGGTGCTGCAAATTAGACCTTCCAATAGGATAAGGACCCATTGATTACCTACGATTGATTATAAACTGTAACGGTTTATTaataatagaaaataatttataaataaaacttatatatactTGTTCTTAGATAATATTAAAAGCTAATGCTAAAAAAACCCTACGTTAAagaaatatcaaaaccaacttcaaaattaaaatttaaaattcaaatttggacAACAACTTATAAATCATAGGAAAAAAAACCGTCGGAACCTGAACCGTCCAGCTGTCCCAAGAAAAAGGCCTTCCATCCTCAGCTCctcttgccttttttttttcagaaatatcTCTCTCGCAATACCCTATATTATTTGATATTTCCTCCTTCTGTATGAAGTATTCATACGCAGCAATGCGTACAGATGCAGAGCACCGGTCGGCTTTCAGTTTCAGGGAAGTAGCCTTGGCCTTCACGGGACCGCGAGTATATATCGCCATCTTTGGCCTTTGGTGTTCTTGGcttcatctccctctcctccataGTAAGTGGACCACCGGCCGGTTGCCGGCTACGGAGACGCATGGATCGATCCATCGAAACAGCGAGACGATGATATgtgtgatcgatcgatggatgcgTCTTCCAGGAGTGGATCAGCGGATCGATCTATCTGATCCTGAAATGTTAATTCCTAATCCATCCACGTAGCTAGGGGTGCAAGACTGCAAGTTAGGGAACGACGGTgaatgatggatggatggataaacTACAGATAGGAACACTTGGCTGTCAAGATCAGACGGCGTGTGCGTGCTTATCCAGGTGAGGttttgcttaaaaaaaatctagcttGGTCCAGGGGAGAGCAACATGGTAACATGGCATGTGATGGAATCTACCATTTTCTTGTAGTACCAAACTGTTCCAGAACACATTGAAACAACCCATCTGCTTGTAAGAGACAGGTGGAGCTGAATTTTGCCCGGCCAAGATTTTCTGAAGTGCCCCgcaaaaaaataaagattttcTGAAGTGCCTAGACGAACTGGTTTTCAGTTGTGGAGATCGATGATGTTTCATAAATGCGAGTCCACTTAGTACTCAACTACCGACTTTGAAATGCGAAACAATTCTTTCATTCAGGCTGTGTTTGTTCcattcaaactttcaaaaattctatcacatcaaatgattagacatatgcatgaagtattaattatagacaaaaaaaatccaactacacagtttatatgtaaattacgagactgTCGAGGGAAGTCCCTCGATAGCGGGAGGTCGTGAGACCCTTGAACGGCTGCCCGTTCAATCGGATGTGACCGGTaacaggccggtcacagactggTCACGTCCGATTGACGTGGGTCAGCTAGGCAGCACTGCACGTCTGCccttaccgcattaaatgcggtgagggacagttggggcgCTGCGCATTGATGGCTGTTCAGCCTGGGCCCCCTTCCCACTCACTCCCCCCGCCACATGGCAGCTGGGCGAGGGCCTCAGGGCAAGGTAGCGGGAGAGCCCGAGGGGCACGACGTGGCACCCCAAGGCCCCCCGGCCGCTTCTGTGACTCACGATGTGCGGGAGTAGGGCCAGGCTGTAGAGCCACGCGGCTAGATGGAAAGGTAACTTTCCCTCACTTCGCataccccgggcccatatctccgacaaaGACGAATATTTTgtgcctaattacgccatgatttaataagacgatgctatagtaaacatttgctaatgacaaattaattaggcttaatagatttgtctcgtagtttacatacaaaatctgtaatttattttgttattagtctatatttaatactttaaatgtatgtccgtatacttcaaaatttttttttgaaaaggagCTAAACACGGCCTCAGTCAGACTAAACTGAacacaaataaaagaaaagacaacTCATCTATTCATTCAACGAAAAAATATGTCAGTCCAAGTAAGTCAATGAAAAAGCTTCTCACTCCAATCAGTTAGTTAATCTGTTAGTTAATCTTACTAACTAGTAAATACAAGGAGCTAAAAACCCTACCCCTCTTGATTGACCACCATGGTCTGCAGCTCCCAGCTCGTGTCTTTCTTTACCCTTCCACTTTCCTTCATCCTAGTGATGAACGAGCAATATAAAACTAGCTGGAATCTTCGAAAGTTATGTATTGGAAAAGAAGGGAGCACATACCGTAGGAACAAgccttaagaaaaaaaaaacatgtaccaATTTTACAATTTCATTAGTGCGGACGGTTCCTTAAGAAAACAACCAGAATGACATTTATTCAGTGCTGCAGAACCAGGCTATGCGCCCAACCGCTTACATGCTTTTTATTTAGTGCTGAATAAAAGTACAACCGATTTTACATGTACAAAATTTACAACCCCTTTTCTGCTGGTTGACAAGCAGACGGATTGTTTGGTACAAGTGCTCGACGTACAAGCTTTGACCCCAAGGGTCTGACAAAGGTAGAAGCAGAATGATGGATTACAAATGGGAGCAAATGTAAACCTGAAACTCTCATTTCGGACACATCTTGCACGAAAATGCTGGATCTGTCCTGCTCCTGACTCCTTTCTTACACGCATGTATACGCACCTATGTTATGTACATCACTTTACATGTGTCTAGTGTCTACACTAATGCATGGCATGTTTGCCTCTCATCTCAGGACCTCTCCAATGCTTGCTGGGCATAAGACTCTGATACCTTCTTAGGTTTTAGCTCACACTCTTCTTTTGGCCGCCGCATCGCCATGAATTGCAGTGACTTGCTCTGAACTTGGTAAACATAGCATCCCCATGGGTAGGCATCTGACGAAGCCCATACAATTTGCTCCTCGTATACTGCATCTTCCGCAAATCTCTCACTAACACAGAAGGCAGAGTCGAGAGGGGGCTCCTCAAAAGCAGATACAGCCACGCATCCGAGAGCTACGTATCCTTCAGGTGGCCGTGGAAACCATATTGATACAGGATTCCTGTAATCCTCACCACAGTTTCTCCAAACCTATTATGCCAGGAAAACAATGAACAGAAGTGCACATCCCAACTCTAGAAAATCTATATGTAATTAAATAAAAGAGACCATATAACATTATAATAGCtccctttttaaaatatatgacgTCGTTAACACAAACGTTTGACAATTtgtcttgtttattttttttgatttgacgataaatcaagttacaataaaataaatgataattaaatACTTTTTAGTTAAGACGACTGGATCTCAAAAGGTTAATGGCGTCATATATTataaacagagagagtatatttttctttgtttagaaatatatttttagcGGAAGCTCAAAATTAAATAAAGTAACAAGGGAGAAAATATCTCATTAAACACTGACCAGGTCATAGCCAAGTGGCAGAGCGAAATTTCCACCCACATTTTTGTAGACAGCAGCAACATGTGGTGGATGAATGCCAACATGAGCAATATCTCCGATTGAGACATACCTAAAATTAAGTTGTTAAATATTTGCAGCAATCATCAAAATAGGATAACTTTATTCGAAGGAAAGCATAAAAACAGGTAAATTAGAGGGACATAAGTCTCATTTCAACATTTCATACCCACTAGGGCAGAGAGGCCTCCAGATACTAAACACCCTTCCATCATCTGCAACCTGGAACCAAAACCACGGTTTATTTTAAACAACACATATCATGAATATAGAAGAACAAAAGATCAGGAAGATTATCTTTTAATCATAAGGTAAAAGTAGCTAATTTACCTGCTTTGAAAGTAGTTTGCATCTGCTTCGAATTTCTTGTTCACTGCTCCACATGTTCTGGAAGTTAACTGTATCGTTAATGAGTCGCTCCTCAACATTACTTGCTGCTCCCCTTGGGCTTAGCAAAGGCCTAGCAAAACTGTGGAACTCCCTCATATCTTCATCAAATGCGAAATATACATCGTGCTGGCCCCCAGGAACCTATTTTGGTTTGGATCAGAAGTATGAGTTcagttgtttttgttttttgtttttttgcaaaagcgcgcgcacgtgcgtgtgtgtgtgtgtgtgagagagagagaggacctTCAAGGGTACAACTTTCATATCTGCCTGGTGAGATCTCCACATCTTTCGAATTGAAGAACAAAGTAGAAGAGCCTGAGGTTCATGCTCCTCATCAACGTTGCACTTTATAAGCCTTACAAAGTTTTCAGATCTCCTAAAATTCTTCAGATGTATGATTACGTGAGAAGGCCTTTGATACCCAGCTTTTGCCAGCTCCAATGCAAGCACATCTTCCCAAGGAACGTCCCAAAGTATTTTCGAAGGCTTCTTATCCATTTTATCTAGATCCACGCACTACACAAAAAGAACACTGGGATTTAGTAAAATAAATAGAAGCAGTTTACTATGAGAATCAGACAGAAAGAGGCCTCACCTGAAGCAGTATCACTCGTTTGTTTGTTACCAAAGCAACCTTCTGATTTTGTACGATAAAATGATCTTCATAGTAATCTGACCATGCATACTTTGAAGGTTCCCGAAATAAATCTGTGCATGCAAAATATCTGCTAGCCTCTGCTAGGTAAAGGGCCATCTGGACAATTGAATGCTCAAATTAAGTGTATAGCATCAACAATATTCATTGACTGAAGTAAAACCAGTACTATGAAACAAAAACTATCGCTCCTTGAAACAGTTATCAGAAGGCTAGCACATAATGTTAACCATCATTTTCTACTGCAGCATACTTGCAGAACCTACTATGCAACTGTTTatcaagaaaaacaaatacatCTGTCGTGGGTGGAGGCTACAGGCCTAGTCGGAACTGTTATGGGCTGGCCTAATTCGCACTATCATGTGCTGCAGCCACTCAATAAGGCGGAAATGCCACTCACATGGCAAAAAGAAAGACAGAAGTGATGTAGCATAAAGGCTACTGTTAGATATAAACATTTAGGAGTTGCATTGTAGACAACTAGAAGGAATTTGTACTAGAGATAAGAAGCACAATCTACTGCTTAAAAGTTGTTAAGAGGTAGAAGCCAGCCTTAAAAAGGCTGCTGGCCAGACTAAGAATAACGAAACATGGGATATAAAGTTCTTTTAGGTCTCGTCTTCCCTTAATGTCTCTTACATATCTTTTTCTCCTCCCTACCAAGCACCCTCATTCTGATATATCcataacaatatttttttgcGAGGATTTACATAACACAATTGACGGTGAAAGGAAACTATTTTGAGGTAGAGGTATTTTTAGAGCATCATTTTCAGGAATAGCTGTAAGTTTCAGCAGAACAGGGTGTTCAACATACTTAAGTGGCAACTCTATTACTCTGTGCACCATTTCGCAAATTTTACATATCTATAATACAATTTCTTAAAAACAAATAAGGGAAAATCATGTACCTGGCCCGCAGCTTGTACTTTGTCGTACTCTCTTATTATACCATCTCGGTGTATAGCACGAGGATCTCTAATCCTCTGAGGGACATGTTTATTATTCAGAATATCCACGCATCTCATAAAGCTGGCACTAATTCCATCAACTGTCAATGAGAAGAAATCAAAGGCCCCACTTAAGGGTTGGACAATAAACCCCACAAAAGCACGGCCAAGACCATGTGCAATGCCAATTGCACCATACTGTCGGGCACTCTCGACTGGCTTTCTTAGAACACCAGAAACCCCAAAAGCCAAACCCTGAGCAAATGCTTCAGTCCCTTGAACTAGTCCATCACCAACACCAGTTATTCTCCTTGACCAAACCTGAAACACACTTAACTTGAATTGCCTGGTGTGGTTAATATAAACAGGGATGGTGAACCACCAGAGCAGATGTTTTACCTGCTTTGATCTCAGCTGAAGAAATTGCCCATCAGTAGAGAGCTCTGCAAACCCTTTACTAAGTGATGACAAAGTTGATTTTGTCACTCCAAGAAAATCTACTGAAAATATTAGGTGCAGAGGATTGTGGATCAGATCTCTCTTGATTCGGTTCGTGATTGCGGGAATGATGGAACTCTTCCGCATGTAACGACTTCTGTGCATGACCTTACGCAGATGCACCTGAGGCAAACATCAATGGAAGAATTTTCAGTTCATGAAACTAAATAAGTGACTGCAAATACATTCGATAGTTCAGAAATGAACTGTTAGAAATAAAAACATCTGCAAGATTAACCCTCTTATACTGGTATCCTACATTGTTTAGATAGAATACCAAAGGTGAAAATTGCCTCTGCTCTCAGCACCAGGGTCAACGTATTCAGCTCAGATCGTCATTCAAGAAATAAAAGCTAAGCCATTAAGCTTGCTCTTGATTACAGTAAGCATGTCCAGTAAGCCTAGATATCGTTATCTTCTTTATGAAACCACACCGACGCAGCTCATGGTTTGATCTATCAGTACTACTTGACTTGCACCCAACCAGATGAAATATTCTTGCACAACCAAAGTTAAAACTTATTTAAAGTCAATGGGACAGGAACCACCGAAGAACACT
Above is a window of Oryza sativa Japonica Group chromosome 10, ASM3414082v1 DNA encoding:
- the LOC4349417 gene encoding beta-amylase 3, chloroplastic, whose protein sequence is MALTLRSSTSFLSPLDPSSKREDAPPCCVVPMPAPGSGGRLRLARAAPVEHATMEEMASPEAATLLHHGGGGGQGQRRGKGTAVYVMLPLETVGAGGKVARARALAASLAALRSGGVEGVMVDVWWGVVEREGPRRYDWEGYGELVRMVERAGLRLQMVMSFHQCGGNVGDSCNIPLPGWVLEEMKSNPDIVYTDRSGRRNPEYISLGCDTLPVLKGRTPIQVYSDYMRSFRDTFCGYLGNTIVEIQVGLGPCGELRYPSYPEANGTWRFPGIGEFQCYDKYMRASLQQAAAAAGHEEWGRGGPHDAGEYKQFPEETGFFRRDGTWCTEYGDFFLGWYSGMLLEHGDRVLAAAEAVFRGTGAALSAKVAGIHWHYRTRSHAAELTAGYYNTRRRDGYAPVAAMLARRGAVLNFTCMEMRDEQQPEHAGCSPEQLVRQVRSAARAARVGLAGENALERYDEAAFAQVVATAASAGLGAFTYLRMNKKLFDGDNWRQFVSFVRAMADGGERAALPSCDTEQSDLYVGFLEKRAAPEAEAAAAAAVV